In Bacillus sp. SB49, a single window of DNA contains:
- a CDS encoding PAS domain S-box protein, translating into MLKGIEDINYQEVMEYSLDPIILHTDYKILYINKAAEEFFRTDKESVIGISPLDIFKESSKGAIKRRIQSAYDSPAAVIEETIYRMDKTTVTVELYCHPVMLGENNKAIQSYIRDITIRKESEKKQEDMLQEINELSATIVPIMSNIAILPLTGNICEDKAGMILEIIPEKVKDQALKYLIIDFSGVYRLDDVVIDSLFKIIHVLSLLGVQAVLTGLRPEMAIEATKLGINLSDVPTLASVKDALVYLGIH; encoded by the coding sequence ATGTTGAAAGGTATAGAAGACATAAATTACCAGGAAGTAATGGAGTATTCTCTGGACCCGATCATTCTTCATACAGACTACAAAATCCTGTATATAAACAAGGCGGCGGAGGAATTCTTCCGGACGGATAAAGAAAGTGTGATCGGGATAAGCCCGTTAGATATATTTAAAGAGTCGTCCAAGGGTGCAATCAAGCGGAGGATTCAATCGGCTTACGATTCTCCAGCAGCTGTCATTGAAGAGACCATCTATCGAATGGACAAAACAACGGTGACCGTTGAATTATATTGCCATCCCGTTATGCTTGGGGAAAATAATAAAGCCATTCAATCCTATATCCGTGATATCACCATCCGGAAAGAAAGCGAAAAAAAGCAGGAGGATATGCTTCAGGAAATAAACGAGCTGTCAGCAACCATCGTGCCTATCATGAGTAATATTGCTATCCTTCCATTAACAGGGAACATATGTGAGGACAAAGCAGGAATGATCTTAGAAATCATCCCTGAAAAAGTAAAGGATCAAGCACTTAAATACCTCATTATAGATTTCTCCGGGGTGTACAGGTTAGATGATGTGGTGATTGATTCCCTGTTCAAAATCATCCACGTCTTATCTCTGCTCGGCGTACAGGCGGTGCTTACCGGCTTACGGCCTGAGATGGCGATCGAGGCAACAAAATTAGGGATAAATTTGTCTGATGTTCCTACTCTGGCCTCCGT